The Vespa velutina chromosome 9, iVesVel2.1, whole genome shotgun sequence nucleotide sequence caaaaaaaatgtcaaaaaaatGACATCAttatcgaagagagagagagagagagagagagagagagagagagagagagagagagagagaaaacaaatctAAGAATTGATTTATCATTTACATGCATCTTACACGTTATATACCCACTACCTCGTTAGGAGCTTCTTGTAGGCGATCCTAAAGGCGGTATCATTGCTTATCGTGGCATGCAACATGCGAATCAGACATGCTCCTATAAAAAGAAGCAATcgaaagataggaaaagatTCGTCTTAGAAAAGAGACTGCGAGATCTAACAGAATggatgatgaaaaaaagaaaaaaatgttctttttatctttttctttctttttttttttacctctcaTATTACGTGCCATGGATAACAATCTTATGCGAAGCGGATTGATTTTCACTTGGAACGACCTTGAAGAATCATATCCGTCGGACTCCATTGCTTTCGTTTCAACGTCGGTGACGAAGGAATGAGCGAATCCCAATGACGGATCTATCTGAAATTTGTGTCTCATGAAAATCTGTCTCTGGAgggatttcttttcttcttatcgatcggaaaaaaaagaaaaaaaggaaaaaaagagaaaaagaaaaaataatcgcgAAGAATcagatgaaattataaaagatatataagaagaaattctCGGCTAATCCCTTGCCTCTTCAATCAATAGATGTTGAAAATAAAGTAACGATCCTTCCAATATCCAAGCATTCGTCCAACTTTTCACGTTGACCCGACCGCCAAGCCATTGTTCCCCGAGCAAACCTATTAATGTCTTCAAGGCTTCCGTTCTCGTAACCAAAGGCGATCGATCGTCGGCGTAAAACAACGACTTccttaaaatgaatattcatttggcgaaaaatgaaatagtacAGCGTAACCGTACACAGTTACGTTTATGCCGCAACACGTTTCAATCGTGAATATTCATGAGAATGGCGTTAGCCGATTTGTGCACGTCAAGAATTCGAGAAACTTCAATTAATCGTTAGTAGACTAATTTAAAGGCGTTAGTAAATACTTACCGCATAGTGATAAGACCAGGATTTCCCGACGATCTAACAATTTTCCAAGGTAGACATACCAAGTCCAACTTTGGTAGCCAATAGGATATCGACAATATGTCGGTCAAACCAACTATGGTAGGCTCGACTTTGTTCAACAAGTAGAATCCCTGAGAAGTAGTATTGAACTCGGCCCAAAACGTAACAAATATCTTCGAGTTGATCAACGTTTGAATCACTGCCTCGAGATTACCAACGACGAATGCCAAATTGTGAGGCGATATCGGGGGAGTATCGTTGAATGTATCGATCAGGCAATTATCTGAacttaaacgataatattctttcttgagggagagacgaagaagaaaaggggggaaaaaaaaaggaaagaaatctttCCTAGTAATACGAACGCTATATATCATTAACTAATTTACTTACGCATCCTTCGTACTCCTCAAAGGCATATTCGATAATACTCTCATCTCCTTGGGACGTTCAacggataaagagaaaatcgcTCTGAGGTATATCTCGtcgaaaagaggaaataaacgACTGGCTTCTGCCGTTTTTAATAACGTTCCCATCATCCTCCTAATCGTTCAAACAaagatttttgttcttttttgctttttttactCAAAAtcacgaagagaaataaattgtaaattaaatgggataaatgtaaaagagaaaaaaaaggaacaagagaaagaaaaagaaaaaaattcgccATTATCTCACTCACCTATCatccctgtatatatatatatatatatatatatatatatatatatacacacacacacacacccttCTCCAATCTCGCCAACTTACTTATTCTCTTCGTTGAAACTCGAATCAACGACGTAAAGGACATCGTTCGTTGGATTTGCTTCGAAATCGATCATCAAAAAGTAAACACCACGTTTCAACTTCTCCGTTGGATGTATCACGTGAAGTCCATTCACTTGGTCTATTTCGTATTCCTTTATCTGAACGATTTCGTCTCCCTTTCCTATACCATTCACGGAAAACCAGTCGTCTTTGATCTTGGACACTTTGAAGTCGAACGGCAAAGTGCCATTTGCCGGGACAAGTCCAGTTTCTTCCTCCCCGTAGGTTGTTCCATTTTCTAAAGGTATATTAGGATCGTTTTCTAAGTTCACGATAACCTTATTCGATTCGTCCATAGACACGATCGTAGAATTTTTATCGTCCGACGTTGTATCGTTTTCTgtgaatatcgaaaataaattagaaattattgaatCGTAGAATtggaatttgaagaaaaaaagaaaaaaagaaggaaaataatacaagaaaacgaagaaatttcTAGAAATTCAATgctccttaaaaaaaaaaatcatcaaatattttaataccattttcaatgtttttaacgataacgttggtctcgttttctctcttatatcttttcttagGTACTTCGGAATCCTCGTCGATCAAAAGTGACAACTCGTATCGtttcattgtaatattaatagcgttcaatgataatttttgCAATCGATTCGAAGAatcgatttcaaattttataacaacTCGTCCCATTAATACggacgaattattattactattagtattactatcattattattattattattattattattattattattattgtaatccATGATCGTAGGTTTAAAATAAAGCCAATATTTTAATGGACGAATGTGTGAAGAAATATGACTGGGCTTAGCCATTTCTTTTGTCGATTCGCCGTTTATCAAACTGAATGCGTCGTGCACCTGCAATAATGACAAGAtcgatgaattaaaattacatacgTCTTATGATCATTATCCCAATgatcgatgaaagaaagaaaattatcgttaGACTCGCTTACTCGTTTTGTCGGCGTCGTATGACCGTACCAACCGATTAgaccaacaacaacaagaataaaaattataaatattacgatacTGGTCGCTTTTTTGTATGATATAAACCAACCATCGGTTGGTCTGTATTTGATATCGTCGCTTGTCATAAATTGTGCAGGTCCCCCGATATACTGTGCCATGTTTGCAGctgaaacagagaaaaaaaaaaaaaggaaaaaaagaaagaaagaaaaagaaggaaaaaaaaaattaataatttattatacacgattcgattaataacgagaacaataataaacgtacgaaggaaataaaaaacgagaagagagaaaaagaaagaggaaaaaagaaaaaaaaaagaagaaaaaaaataaaaagaaaaataaaggttCAGCGATTAGCGGCATGAAATCGTTCGTGCAATGAGAATCGAGTCATTGAGGCCGTTCTTATCAATCCGGCATGTCGAATTTCGCGTTATCGCTTTGACAAGAGTGACATCATCGAATTCAATTTCCAGTGGTGTAAAATGCACGATGGACGTAAACGAGCCTCGACCGACGAACTTCAAGGTCTTCCTCGATACTCTTCTCACTTTACTTGTGTATTTTAACAATGCGCAAGTTCGCATTCTCAGCATTCGATAGCGTAACCATTATGCCATAGCAATGCACAATTATTggactatttcttttttcttttttttctttttgtctttttcattttctttgtttttcattattattttagaaaattatcgtTTACATTTACGAATCGAGTCGTAACTGTAACtagtaaataaaagtaaataaaaactgTGAAGCTAAAAGAGCTCGATCATTATAGATCCTTTTACATAATCctattctctatttatctatgtatacatatatacatatatgtatattcacaTAGAATTACAAATATGTACAATAACGTCGATGTTCATCGTCGAAGGTTCGTAAACGTCATATCGTTGTAGCTTTACAAACTCGCGTAGAAACGTACGCTCGCGTTTGCTCGCGAACACGAAGAATGATATGAAATTAGGTTCTTTGTTATATCACCGAACGTGATCCAAGCGTAAATAGACGGTCGCAACGATGCAAAGTGTAACTTTGACGTTTTTAACGAtgctgcttctttttcttcttttctttttactttttttctctttcctttctttttctcataaataCGTGTTACAACACGTTCACTCACTTTTACCTTTAACACATATTCTCatctaaattttaatataaatataaaaaatatcgaattgttaaaatgaaaatattgacaatTTTGTCTTCCATTCGAAATCGTATATCGATAAtcgaatcgaagaaaattatggaagtttttttatcttttctctaagagagaaagagagagagagaaagagagagaaattcgcgAAAAGCAGAGCGTGAATATAACAAGGACAATATtccaaagaaatgaaaaaaaggaaaaagaaaaataaaggagaaaggggaagaaagggaagaaagatagaaagggaaaaaaaaaataaatggaagaaacaaagaaaggaaagaagatcgaaactaaaagaaatagagaaagcgCAATCCCGCAATTATAAGCGAGACCCTCGTTAACAGCGATACACATTTCTCCGCTTTTCTATGGACTTCCAgaataataatggtattaaCCAAGGAGCTCGAATAACGCTCGCGATTCTGATGAACTTTGTAAACAGTTGAATGgaacttatttctttttttcttcttttcctttccctttttctttttctttttcaagagaACTCCGAGActacttttttaataagaacaaaatgaagccacaacgaaagagaaacgaatattCGCATTATAtctactccctctctcttttctccttcgcgatgagaaaacaatttaataataataataataataataatgataataataataataataataatgaaataacaaaattcgATGCGATAACGTACGTAAGTATTTgatatcgaaagatttttttttacctggATTAATAATAACACAACGTACAGTCGTTCTAAGTTTTACTGTCGGTCGTAGACAAAAATCGCGCATTTATAACGTCCGgtctattaaaattaaacattgACAATCACGAAACTACCTTACATTCGTAAgcgaatagaaataattattacgaaactATACGGTATTATTACTACGATATGAGAAACATTCTAAAGCGCaatgaaaaatcatgaaaaagagaagagagagagagagagagagagagagagagagagagaggatagaaaaaaaaaggaaaaaagaagaacgaattaaaacgtaacaaacaaagaaaagaagacaaaaagaatgcaattgaaagaaaaacaaaaaaaaaaatcaacaacgacaaaaggaaaaaaaaaatgcgaacGATACTCACAGCTTCTCCTTCCAAAAGTTTCCCAAGTCGATACCGATCCTCGTCTCATGTCTGCTTCtgatttttgatataaacttttgaatgaaaatgaaaaaaaaaaaaaaaaagaaaaaaaagaaaatatgatttctttctctatctctctctctctctctctctctctctctgtttgtttttgtctcagtctctgtttctctctatctctctctctctctctctctctctctctctctcccttttcctcgacgaagaagagatgaagaaaaattgaagaaaaaaaaaaaaaaaattcacgaacGGGCTAGTAGTAATCGTCGTTATAGTCGTCGTGGACTCGTGCGTTCAGGTGCAACGCAATTTGACGTTTTACCTGAGGCCTCGATACTACATGGATGCTGTTCGCCGGGCACGGTTGCAGGCTTTACCCCCACTATTGTTAATCGCGTTCGCTTCGATGTCGTTCCTCTCTTTACCTGACCATGCTATTATTTCCGATAGGCTTGTCACAAAATAGTAGTTCATTCTTTCGGCTATAtgtacaaaggaaaaaaaagaaaaaaaaaaaaaaaaaaaatgtgatttCCTTTTTCGCTCGACCGTTCCCCAACGCGTATGTATCGTATTTGTTAACGCGATATACGTTTTAACaatgtttctttcattttccttccttccttttctctgctctttcttcttctctctctctctctctctcttttttttcccttttttcaagggcgaaatcttttttttgcgacaaaaaaggaaattacgaataaaaagatacgTCTTCGTTTGtgcgatataaattttttgttttgctttgtttttttctttttttaacaacgtttctttctccttcttcttttcttttctttttttttgttcaggGGCAATATAtcattagaaaagaaatttcgggTATAATGATGACACAGCTTCATTTGCATTGTTTGAAcgatttaatacaaaaaaagaaaaaaaaaaaaaagaaaagaatatctaAAACGAAAAAGCTTCAAAATAAACGGATAACTCCAATgatgtattattttctctatcgtaTAAGAAACGtgccatttttttcttttttttctttcattttatttttttctctttcctcttttccttttttccgtAGATATTACGCAAGGTCGTTCGTGTCCGCTCGTCGAACAAGGAGGCGTGTCTGTCTCAACGGATGTATCAGTCATTGCACGTCGTTACCTTATAATTGTGCTAATCGGCATACACAGTTCAAGTTCAATATTATAAAGCGTGATGTCACACGTAGGGTGCACTTTGCTAACTCGTTTACATCATCTTTGAACAATTAATATACGAAAGATAATTCAAAGACAATTGGTATTCGTCGACATTCTATACGGGGACATATTAAAAGTAttcgatgaatttatttaagatcCAAACTTTGTATAAACTATAAAAAGTTCATTTATTTCGAATccatacaaaaattatttcttattcagGTATGTATACGCAAGTACATATGTACTCGCTCCTATTGGTACTGATAAGAAAAACATCGAAAGGTTTGACCCATTTAAACGAGATGACAGATAAATCGAgtcaaatttaattatcattcgtGTTAAGGAAGAAGTTGAGATTGGTCCAGGATACTTTATCGCTAACTCGAATGCTATTCTGAGGATCGAATGAAACAGGTGATAGTCCAAGTCAACTCTTAAGGGGAAAATAATGTTGAAATCGAGTCAGATGGAAGAAGGATGCAATGTTTCCAATGGCAGAACTCTCGTTTATCATTGACGTTCTTAGGATTGGCTATTGACGTTGTTTCTTCTCATCCGTCGTCGACGGATACCAACGTGATTAGGCCCTTTTGTGACGACTATGTCAGAGAATTGGATAATGGACGATCTATTATGGCTCCTCGCTAAGTGGACCTAAGCGTTTCCAATctgtactctctctttctctctctctctctctctctctctatctatctatctatctatctatcctctatctttctatctcgctCTTACTCTTCTTACGGATAAGAAGATCGTATCACGCGGTACAcacgtatttttttctcctcctgacatttttcttattcatcaCCATCCTCCTCATCATCTTCTGTAACATTCGTTTTACCCTCCAAGTGACCACCGATCGACCATCATAGAGAGCGTACGATACGAGGAAGAGTACTCGATACGACAGTCCAACGATGGCTATGGTTCCATAAGGTTCCTaagcgaagagaaagaaatttatttagtttATGAGAGTGCCTATCGTCTCAAGGTCAACTTCGGTGAGATCGtaccgataaaaaagaaaaacgaaaaaaaatagaaaaaaaaagaggaaacaaaaagaaggaacgaaaggaaacaaaaaagaagaaaaaaaaaaaaaagaaagaaagagggaatagagaaagaaaaagaagtaaaaataaaacctAAAAGAGAACCTAACGACGCATGTAACTTATAATTAAAGAGATCGTACAAGAGCTCGTtagattttcaataatttgaatttttctatgaTCGAAACGTCGAACGAGCTGAGATTAAAATTCATTGGATCGGTTACATCAAAGGCCTCGACATGTGGTGGAAGGCGATCGTCGCTGGAATATTCCTCGTTTCTATTCTATCGAAGGAAGGCAAATCTTCTAATATTGTGAGTGGATAATAGATGTTCGAGCTTATCATAGATTCAATCAAtaggatatattttatttttcctcgtgTATACGATTTTAATAAGTTCATCGATGTATCATCCAGGTACCGTACAAATGGAAACGCAGTATCGATTTAAACGACATATATCACTATACCGCACATCAGCATAGATTGCCGGAAAAAGTTATTCCAAATAGTTATCATTTGGAAATCGAACCTTTAATGGATGAAGGTAAATTCAAGGGTCGCGTTAAAATAAACGTAACGTGTATGGATATGTTGGATAGAATAACGGTGAACGCTCATCCGGACCTTCAAATATCGAACGACGTGAAGATCAGAGAATTGAAATCGGAAGAGAcgtaagataataatgaaaaaatatcctattgaaaaataatttgagcATGagaattttgaataatttacgattatcttttctttcttttctcattgaaAAAGTGGTCCGCCACCTTTGGAGATCAATGTCGCAAAAACCGAACTTCCAACGTGGAAAAAATTTTGGTATGTCATTCATTTGGAACAAATGTTGAAGGAGGGAGATAGAATAGAACTGGATATCAATTATATGGGTAATTTGACGACCAACGAAACCTCAGGCTTCTTTAGGAACGAATACATTGACTCCGAAGGACAAGCGcagtaaataattcatttatgcACTCATTCGAAAGattctctcattttcattgaaatctgCGCGTTACGTGATATACTACTAGCGTTTTGTTtgcattcatttaattttttccagtCAATTTGTCGCCACTTATTTGCGCCTGAATTATGCCCAGAAAATGTTTCCTTGTCTGGTCGATCCGCACTACAAGGCAACATTTAAGTTAAACGTTAAACATCCGAAAACTATGATTTCTAGATCGAACACACCGATAGAAAGAACTACGGAAGTGTAAGTAATGTATCGTGTATTGCAtcgattatagaaaaaaaacgtgtatacatatatatatatatattttttttttgtttgtttgttttttcaaagACTCGACGAGCCCAACATGATTTGGAATCATTTCATGGAAACACCTGAAATATCGGTCTATCAGCTTGCCCTGGTCGTGTCGGACTTTGAGAGTATCGTGCCAACGCAGGAAATCGACGAGGTCAATGGAACAAAACTCGAGATCAGAATATGGGCCAGGAAAGATTATCTCGATAGTTTGAAGAACGTGCCGAACAAGATCGTCAAGATCATGAACTAtctacaaaattatttcaattgttcTATCGGCCTCCCCAAGCTCGACATCATGGCTATTCCTATGTTCAGTGCTGCCAAAGCTTCGGACAGTTGGGGTCTAATGTTTTTCAAgtataaatcttttcttttcctttttctttcttatttctttatacatatatatgtatatgtgtgtgtgtgtgtgtgtgtgtacgtgtacgtgtgtgcATGCGTGTTTATGTACACTCACACACGTTTATCTATTATCACTTATTCCTTTACTCATAGAGAAAGCGAATTGAGAAGTCCACTGATTTGGAATACAGCCTATGAATTGATCTATCAGTGGATCGGTCAATACATCACACCATTTGTTTGGAACTACACTCTTGTGAGCAAGACACTTAATTCTTTTCTCGCTTCGCTGACGACTGTGGACGTAAGTCTCGTTAACGAACCTtcgtcagaaaaaaaaaaagaaataaaaa carries:
- the LOC124951693 gene encoding aminopeptidase N-like isoform X1; the protein is MRDFCLRPTVKLRTTVRCVIINPAANMAQYIGGPAQFMTSDDIKYRPTDGWFISYKKATSIVIFIIFILVVVGLIGWYGHTTPTKRVHDAFSLINGESTKEMAKPSHISSHIRPLKYWLYFKPTIMDYNNNNNNNNNNNNNDSNTNSNNNSSVLMGRVVIKFEIDSSNRLQKLSLNAINITMKRYELSLLIDEDSEVPKKRYKRENETNVIVKNIENENDTTSDDKNSTIVSMDESNKVIVNLENDPNIPLENGTTYGEEETGLVPANGTLPFDFKVSKIKDDWFSVNGIGKGDEIVQIKEYEIDQVNGLHVIHPTEKLKRGVYFLMIDFEANPTNDVLYVVDSSFNEENKRMMGTLLKTAEASRLFPLFDEIYLRAIFSLSVERPKEMRVLSNMPLRSTKDASDNCLIDTFNDTPPISPHNLAFVVGNLEAVIQTLINSKIFVTFWAEFNTTSQGFYLLNKVEPTIVGLTDILSISYWLPKLDLVCLPWKIVRSSGNPGLITMRKSLFYADDRSPLVTRTEALKTLIGLLGEQWLGGRVNVKSWTNAWILEGSLLYFQHLLIEEIDPSLGFAHSFVTDVETKAMESDGYDSSRSFQVKINPLRIRLLSMARNMRGACLIRMLHATISNDTAFRIAYKKLLTRYQDEGSVDATEFWNFMNEEAKEFPDNLSPKEMIDTWISQTGYPLVTVLRNYEEGSAIIRQKKFSYDVPTAERNDLWHIPLTYVGIDDDWSSPKKEWLEKEREQIFHNVSTIDEKNQTGWILFNVNKTGYYRVNYDEKNWRLLAMALDENHEAFPVETRASLVDDVFALAAVGSSKYETAFGFIKYMQIKERHYAPWSAFAHHVFKLNNVLYETSAFLDFQEFLQKLITPLYNEVAEKLEEGSPLTLFAVKLACLSEHSKCLDWAKQSFLELKRNPSFKHTIPMYIRRTLYCTIARHGGHDEWNYLYQKARNSMKTEEKYNLLSSFGCFQIPSVLQSIIDEILQDDIYNDDEICMILKSFSKNPIASRMAYKFIMRNWKNILKRFHDSYSIIRSFILAMMNSVTNEQDLMDLHTFWENNYESIKTIKYAAALVEAKANFAISLIKNYSQDIKEWLKDNNDSGV
- the LOC124951693 gene encoding aminopeptidase N-like isoform X3 produces the protein MRRGSVSTWETFGRRSSANMAQYIGGPAQFMTSDDIKYRPTDGWFISYKKATSIVIFIIFILVVVGLIGWYGHTTPTKRVHDAFSLINGESTKEMAKPSHISSHIRPLKYWLYFKPTIMDYNNNNNNNNNNNNNDSNTNSNNNSSVLMGRVVIKFEIDSSNRLQKLSLNAINITMKRYELSLLIDEDSEVPKKRYKRENETNVIVKNIENENDTTSDDKNSTIVSMDESNKVIVNLENDPNIPLENGTTYGEEETGLVPANGTLPFDFKVSKIKDDWFSVNGIGKGDEIVQIKEYEIDQVNGLHVIHPTEKLKRGVYFLMIDFEANPTNDVLYVVDSSFNEENKRMMGTLLKTAEASRLFPLFDEIYLRAIFSLSVERPKEMRVLSNMPLRSTKDASDNCLIDTFNDTPPISPHNLAFVVGNLEAVIQTLINSKIFVTFWAEFNTTSQGFYLLNKVEPTIVGLTDILSISYWLPKLDLVCLPWKIVRSSGNPGLITMRKSLFYADDRSPLVTRTEALKTLIGLLGEQWLGGRVNVKSWTNAWILEGSLLYFQHLLIEEIDPSLGFAHSFVTDVETKAMESDGYDSSRSFQVKINPLRIRLLSMARNMRGACLIRMLHATISNDTAFRIAYKKLLTRYQDEGSVDATEFWNFMNEEAKEFPDNLSPKEMIDTWISQTGYPLVTVLRNYEEGSAIIRQKKFSYDVPTAERNDLWHIPLTYVGIDDDWSSPKKEWLEKEREQIFHNVSTIDEKNQTGWILFNVNKTGYYRVNYDEKNWRLLAMALDENHEAFPVETRASLVDDVFALAAVGSSKYETAFGFIKYMQIKERHYAPWSAFAHHVFKLNNVLYETSAFLDFQEFLQKLITPLYNEVAEKLEEGSPLTLFAVKLACLSEHSKCLDWAKQSFLELKRNPSFKHTIPMYIRRTLYCTIARHGGHDEWNYLYQKARNSMKTEEKYNLLSSFGCFQIPSVLQSIIDEILQDDIYNDDEICMILKSFSKNPIASRMAYKFIMRNWKNILKRFHDSYSIIRSFILAMMNSVTNEQDLMDLHTFWENNYESIKTIKYAAALVEAKANFAISLIKNYSQDIKEWLKDNNDSGV
- the LOC124951693 gene encoding aminopeptidase N-like isoform X4, whose product is MRICVKGKTANMAQYIGGPAQFMTSDDIKYRPTDGWFISYKKATSIVIFIIFILVVVGLIGWYGHTTPTKRVHDAFSLINGESTKEMAKPSHISSHIRPLKYWLYFKPTIMDYNNNNNNNNNNNNNDSNTNSNNNSSVLMGRVVIKFEIDSSNRLQKLSLNAINITMKRYELSLLIDEDSEVPKKRYKRENETNVIVKNIENENDTTSDDKNSTIVSMDESNKVIVNLENDPNIPLENGTTYGEEETGLVPANGTLPFDFKVSKIKDDWFSVNGIGKGDEIVQIKEYEIDQVNGLHVIHPTEKLKRGVYFLMIDFEANPTNDVLYVVDSSFNEENKRMMGTLLKTAEASRLFPLFDEIYLRAIFSLSVERPKEMRVLSNMPLRSTKDASDNCLIDTFNDTPPISPHNLAFVVGNLEAVIQTLINSKIFVTFWAEFNTTSQGFYLLNKVEPTIVGLTDILSISYWLPKLDLVCLPWKIVRSSGNPGLITMRKSLFYADDRSPLVTRTEALKTLIGLLGEQWLGGRVNVKSWTNAWILEGSLLYFQHLLIEEIDPSLGFAHSFVTDVETKAMESDGYDSSRSFQVKINPLRIRLLSMARNMRGACLIRMLHATISNDTAFRIAYKKLLTRYQDEGSVDATEFWNFMNEEAKEFPDNLSPKEMIDTWISQTGYPLVTVLRNYEEGSAIIRQKKFSYDVPTAERNDLWHIPLTYVGIDDDWSSPKKEWLEKEREQIFHNVSTIDEKNQTGWILFNVNKTGYYRVNYDEKNWRLLAMALDENHEAFPVETRASLVDDVFALAAVGSSKYETAFGFIKYMQIKERHYAPWSAFAHHVFKLNNVLYETSAFLDFQEFLQKLITPLYNEVAEKLEEGSPLTLFAVKLACLSEHSKCLDWAKQSFLELKRNPSFKHTIPMYIRRTLYCTIARHGGHDEWNYLYQKARNSMKTEEKYNLLSSFGCFQIPSVLQSIIDEILQDDIYNDDEICMILKSFSKNPIASRMAYKFIMRNWKNILKRFHDSYSIIRSFILAMMNSVTNEQDLMDLHTFWENNYESIKTIKYAAALVEAKANFAISLIKNYSQDIKEWLKDNNDSGV
- the LOC124951693 gene encoding thyrotropin-releasing hormone-degrading ectoenzyme-like isoform X2, with the translated sequence MRDFCLRPTVKLRTTVRCVIINPAANMAQYIGGPAQFMTSDDIKYRPTDGWFISYKKATSIVIFIIFILVVVGLIGWYGHTTPTKRVHDAFSLINGESTKEMAKPSHISSHIRPLKYWLYFKPTIMDYNNNNNNNNNNNNNDSNTNSNNNSSVLMGRVVIKFEIDSSNRLQKLSLNAINITMKRYELSLLIDEDSEVPKKRYKRENETNVIVKNIENENDTTSDDKNSTIVSMDESNKVIVNLENDPNIPLENGTTYGEEETGLVPANGTLPFDFKVSKIKDDWFSVNGIGKGDEIVQIKEYEIDQVNGLHVIHPTEKLKRGVYFLMIDFEANPTNDVLYVVDSSFNEENKRMMGTLLKTAEASRLFPLFDEIYLRAIFSLSVERPKEMRVLSNMPLRSTKDASDNCLIDTFNDTPPISPHNLAFVVGNLEAVIQTLINSKIFVTFWAEFNTTSQGFYLLNKVEPTIVGLTDILSISYWLPKLDLVCLPWKIVRSSGNPGLITMRKSLFYADDRSPLVTRTEALKTLIGLLGEQWLGGRVNVKSWTNAWILEGSLLYFQHLLIEEIDPSLGFAHSFVTDVETKAMESDGYDSSRSFQVKINPLRIRLLSMARNMRGACLIRMLHATISNDTAFRIAYKKLLTSQDEGSVDATEFWNFMNEEAKEFPDNLSPKEMIDTWISQTGYPLVTVLRNYEEGSAIIRQKKFSYDVPTAERNDLWHIPLTYVGIDDDWSSPKKEWLEKEREQIFHNVSTIDEKNQTGWILFNVNKTGYYRVNYDEKNWRLLAMALDENHEAFPVETRASLVDDVFALAAVGSSKYETAFGFIKYMQIKERHYAPWSAFAHHVFKLNNVLYETSAFLDFQEFLQKLITPLYNEVAEKLEEGSPLTLFAVKLACLSEHSKCLDWAKQSFLELKRNPSFKHTIPMYIRRTLYCTIARHGGHDEWNYLYQKARNSMKTEEKYNLLSSFGCFQIPSVLQSIIDEILQDDIYNDDEICMILKSFSKNPIASRMAYKFIMRNWKNILKRFHDSYSIIRSFILAMMNSVTNEQDLMDLHTFWENNYESIKTIKYAAALVEAKANFAISLIKNYSQDIKEWLKDNNDSGV